The following are encoded in a window of Rhizobium sp. WYJ-E13 genomic DNA:
- a CDS encoding DUF4241 domain-containing protein translates to MRDRIMRVAGAVFCATVALMPVLALAFDANKASSNFDLVSSGDAELSARSIKTVDMGNVELTSGRIVAADPLAQPDRPALAKTVPVGEYPVRLYEAFGRVAAASMRFAEGKPDHWELATIPGQDVGTLKDDEIFGYPVDAGLGSYMDADTLDLIGQREQLVQAQKPGSDVNYYDDVVASELDANKGVYALHRPVAGKKGNVAIFWSGWGDGFYPVFWGLDKDEHPLVLLTDFQVIENADGRRKPSL, encoded by the coding sequence ATGCGAGACCGGATCATGCGAGTGGCGGGCGCAGTGTTCTGCGCCACGGTTGCCCTCATGCCGGTCTTGGCTCTCGCCTTCGATGCGAACAAGGCGAGCAGTAATTTCGACCTCGTGTCATCAGGCGATGCGGAGCTTTCCGCACGCTCCATCAAGACCGTTGATATGGGCAATGTCGAGCTCACCTCGGGCCGCATCGTAGCCGCCGATCCGCTGGCGCAGCCGGATCGGCCGGCATTGGCAAAAACGGTTCCTGTCGGCGAATATCCGGTGCGGCTCTATGAGGCTTTCGGACGGGTTGCGGCGGCAAGCATGCGCTTTGCCGAGGGCAAGCCCGATCACTGGGAGCTTGCGACCATTCCGGGCCAGGATGTCGGCACCCTGAAGGACGACGAGATCTTCGGTTATCCCGTCGATGCCGGCCTCGGCAGCTATATGGACGCAGATACACTTGATTTGATCGGGCAACGTGAACAGTTGGTTCAGGCGCAAAAGCCGGGTTCCGATGTGAATTATTACGACGACGTGGTCGCTTCCGAACTCGATGCCAACAAGGGTGTCTATGCGTTGCACCGGCCGGTGGCCGGCAAGAAGGGCAATGTGGCGATCTTCTGGAGCGGATGGGGCGACGGCTTCTATCCGGTGTTCTGGGGTCTGGACAAGGACGAGCATCCGCTGGTGCTGCTGACGGATTTCCAAGTCATCGAAAACGCCGACGGGCGCAGAAAGCCGAGCTTGTAA
- the odhB gene encoding 2-oxoglutarate dehydrogenase complex dihydrolipoyllysine-residue succinyltransferase, translated as MATEIRVPTLGESVSEATVGTWFKKVGDAVKADEPILELETDKVTIEVPAPASGTLSEIVAQAGETVGLGALLGQIAAGAGAAAAPAAAAPAAAPAAPAPTPVAPVAAAAAPASAASVSSMPPAPAAAKMLAESNLSADQVDGSGKRGQVLKGDVIAAVAKAAAAPASASAAPAAPRGPSTVEDAGREERVKMTRLRQTIAKRLKDAQNTAAMLTTYNEVDMKAVMDLRNKYKDVFEKKHGVKLGFMGFFTKAVTHALKELPAVNAEIDGTDIIYKNYCHVGMAVGTDKGLVVPVIRDADQMSIAEIEKELGRLAKAARDGSLSMAEMQGGTFTITNGGVYGSLMSSPILNAPQSGILGMHKIQERPVAIGGQVVIRPMMYLALSYDHRIVDGKEAVTFLVRVKESLEDPERLVLDL; from the coding sequence CTGGTTCAAGAAGGTCGGCGATGCCGTGAAGGCCGACGAGCCCATTCTCGAGCTTGAAACCGACAAGGTGACCATCGAAGTTCCGGCTCCGGCTTCCGGCACGCTTTCGGAAATCGTTGCGCAGGCCGGCGAGACGGTTGGCCTCGGCGCGCTTCTCGGCCAGATCGCGGCAGGCGCAGGCGCCGCCGCTGCCCCGGCTGCCGCTGCCCCGGCCGCAGCGCCTGCTGCACCCGCTCCGACACCAGTTGCTCCGGTTGCTGCCGCTGCCGCTCCCGCTTCGGCCGCCTCCGTATCCTCCATGCCGCCGGCTCCGGCTGCGGCAAAGATGCTCGCAGAAAGCAACCTCTCGGCCGATCAGGTCGATGGTTCTGGCAAACGCGGCCAGGTCCTGAAGGGCGATGTCATCGCAGCCGTCGCCAAGGCTGCAGCGGCTCCGGCCTCAGCATCGGCAGCCCCTGCAGCTCCGCGTGGTCCGTCGACGGTCGAGGATGCCGGCCGCGAAGAGCGCGTGAAGATGACGCGCCTGCGCCAGACGATCGCCAAGCGTCTCAAGGATGCGCAGAACACGGCTGCCATGCTGACCACCTATAACGAGGTGGACATGAAGGCCGTCATGGACCTGCGCAACAAGTACAAGGATGTCTTCGAGAAGAAGCATGGCGTGAAGCTCGGCTTCATGGGCTTCTTCACCAAGGCGGTCACGCACGCGCTCAAGGAACTGCCGGCCGTCAACGCTGAAATCGACGGCACCGACATCATCTATAAAAACTATTGCCACGTCGGCATGGCTGTCGGCACCGACAAGGGGCTTGTCGTTCCGGTCATCCGTGATGCTGACCAGATGTCGATCGCGGAAATCGAGAAGGAACTCGGCCGCCTCGCCAAGGCAGCCCGTGACGGCTCGCTCTCCATGGCAGAGATGCAGGGCGGCACCTTCACCATCACCAATGGTGGTGTCTACGGCTCGTTGATGTCCTCGCCGATCCTCAACGCACCGCAGTCGGGCATTCTCGGCATGCACAAGATCCAGGAGCGTCCTGTCGCCATCGGCGGTCAGGTTGTCATCCGCCCGATGATGTATCTGGCACTCTCCTACGACCACCGTATCGTCGACGGCAAGGAAGCCGTGACCTTCCTCGTGCGCGTCAAGGAAAGCCTGGAAGATCCGGAACGTCTGGTTCTGGACCTCTGA